One genomic window of Providencia hangzhouensis includes the following:
- a CDS encoding UTRA domain-containing protein, which translates to MTLQPAYKQIQSYILRSIDLGIFKPETQIPTELELCAQFNVSRMTVNKAISELSQKGILHRIAGKGTFVATQKHELPVTKAFDIFDEISTSGNKYSGHQLQLKIIPASAEIALQLGISEGSDVGYCKVLHFENDIPLMLEERYVNHAIVPDFVKQKYGDTETPSGYLQRHFPVSEMEHTIEAALATKSIAQSLSIKENSPCLQLSRRTWTGNTLISYVNMITAGSRYKLKLHSRIEN; encoded by the coding sequence ATGACATTACAACCTGCATATAAGCAAATTCAGTCTTACATTTTACGCAGTATTGATTTAGGTATTTTTAAGCCTGAAACACAAATACCGACAGAATTAGAGCTATGTGCTCAATTCAATGTAAGCCGTATGACCGTGAATAAAGCCATTTCAGAGTTAAGTCAAAAAGGGATCCTACATCGTATTGCGGGCAAAGGCACATTTGTCGCCACTCAAAAACATGAGCTCCCCGTAACAAAAGCGTTTGATATTTTTGATGAGATCTCAACAAGTGGTAATAAATATAGCGGCCACCAGCTGCAACTAAAGATTATTCCCGCATCAGCAGAAATTGCACTACAGCTCGGGATTAGTGAAGGAAGTGATGTGGGCTATTGTAAAGTACTACATTTTGAAAACGATATTCCTTTAATGTTAGAAGAACGCTATGTTAACCACGCCATTGTGCCCGACTTTGTTAAGCAAAAATATGGTGACACTGAAACTCCTAGCGGTTATTTGCAACGCCATTTTCCTGTCAGTGAAATGGAACATACCATTGAAGCTGCATTAGCCACAAAATCTATTGCTCAATCATTATCAATTAAAGAAAACTCACCTTGCTTACAACTTAGCCGTCGCACTTGGACAGGTAACACTCTAATTAGCTATGTTAATATGATCACAGCTGGCTCGCGTTACAAATTAAAATTACATTCTCGAATTGAGAATTAA
- a CDS encoding electron transfer flavoprotein-ubiquinone oxidoreductase has product MAIDNIEKINEAPERESMEFDVLIVGGGPAGLSAAIRLKQLAAKKGTEISVCLIDKGAQIGAHILSGAVIDPRALDELLPDWQQKVSASLTPVSHDRFLWLKENKASHLPLSLLPNCLKNNDNFIGSLGEISAALAAEAEELGVDVFAGFAATEVLFDDKNQVIGVTTGDMGLDKLGNPTQMYQPGMNLLAKMTFFAEGCRGQLGKQLINHFNLATESGKQTYGLGIKEIWQIPKEQHQAGLVVHSVGWPLDNHTYGGGFAYHYGDNLVAVGLVVGLNYENPYLSPFDEFQRLKTHPAFSDFLSGGERISYGARTMVAGGLAALPELSFPGGVLIGDDAGFLNAARIKGTHCAVKSGLLAAEAWFSANQNGMVDYLQFKKQFRQLFEESWLYQELYQTRNFKPYMKKGLVVGSMLFGAEQLLFKGRTPWTLKLKQSDHEGIKEAKGFTPIDYPKPDGKLTFDKSSSVFLSNTNHEEEQPCHLKLADINVPIQVNLMKYAAPETRYCPAGVYEIVGNKSEEKLQINAQNCLHCKACDIKDPLQNITWTAPQGGEGPIYQGM; this is encoded by the coding sequence ATGGCTATCGACAATATTGAGAAAATAAACGAGGCTCCCGAGCGGGAATCGATGGAGTTCGATGTCCTGATTGTCGGTGGTGGGCCCGCGGGGTTATCTGCAGCAATACGTTTAAAGCAGCTAGCGGCAAAGAAAGGAACAGAAATTTCGGTTTGTTTAATTGATAAAGGTGCACAGATAGGAGCTCATATTTTATCTGGTGCAGTGATAGACCCACGTGCTCTCGATGAATTGCTACCAGATTGGCAGCAAAAGGTTTCGGCTTCTTTAACACCTGTAAGTCATGACCGTTTTTTATGGCTAAAAGAAAACAAAGCGAGTCATTTACCCCTCTCTTTATTGCCAAACTGTTTGAAAAACAATGATAATTTCATTGGTAGCTTAGGGGAGATAAGTGCTGCACTAGCCGCGGAGGCAGAAGAATTAGGTGTTGATGTCTTTGCCGGTTTTGCTGCCACGGAGGTGTTATTTGATGATAAAAACCAAGTGATAGGCGTCACAACTGGAGATATGGGGCTTGATAAATTAGGCAACCCAACACAGATGTACCAACCGGGTATGAATTTACTGGCAAAAATGACCTTTTTTGCGGAAGGATGCCGTGGTCAGCTAGGTAAGCAATTGATAAATCATTTTAATTTAGCCACAGAGAGCGGTAAACAAACCTATGGTTTGGGGATCAAGGAAATTTGGCAAATTCCAAAAGAGCAACATCAAGCAGGGTTAGTTGTCCATTCCGTTGGCTGGCCGCTAGATAACCACACCTATGGTGGTGGCTTTGCTTACCATTATGGGGATAACTTAGTCGCAGTGGGTTTGGTGGTCGGGTTAAATTATGAAAATCCGTATTTATCACCGTTTGATGAGTTTCAACGCTTAAAAACCCATCCTGCTTTTAGTGATTTCTTATCGGGTGGAGAACGGATCAGCTATGGTGCTAGAACGATGGTGGCGGGTGGGTTAGCCGCGTTACCTGAACTAAGCTTTCCCGGAGGTGTGTTAATTGGTGATGATGCAGGTTTTCTTAATGCAGCCCGAATTAAAGGCACCCATTGTGCGGTGAAAAGTGGGTTATTAGCAGCAGAAGCTTGGTTCAGTGCTAACCAGAATGGAATGGTTGATTATTTACAGTTTAAAAAGCAATTTCGCCAGCTATTTGAAGAGAGCTGGTTATATCAAGAGCTTTATCAAACACGCAATTTTAAGCCCTATATGAAAAAAGGGCTAGTGGTTGGTTCAATGCTATTTGGTGCAGAACAACTGTTATTTAAGGGGCGTACCCCGTGGACGTTGAAATTAAAACAATCGGATCATGAAGGAATAAAGGAAGCCAAGGGTTTTACACCGATAGATTACCCAAAACCCGATGGTAAATTAACGTTTGATAAGTCTTCTTCCGTATTTTTATCGAATACTAACCATGAAGAAGAACAACCCTGCCATTTAAAACTGGCTGATATTAATGTCCCTATCCAAGTTAATTTAATGAAATATGCTGCGCCCGAGACGCGTTATTGCCCCGCGGGAGTTTATGAAATTGTAGGGAATAAAAGCGAGGAAAAACTGCAAATTAATGCGCAAAACTGCCTGCATTGTAAGGCTTGTGACATTAAAGATCCGTTACAAAATATCACCTGGACTGCTCCCCAAGGAGGGGAAGGGCCTATTTATCAAGGAATGTAA
- a CDS encoding electron transfer flavoprotein subunit alpha/FixB family protein: MSQISVLVVVEHDNQTIKTSTYHSINAAEQLLTAGGHLHLLVAGGETELVAQLAASIKGVSKVLEIQSDNLKNQLAEPMAHAVVNIAGEYTHLLFPATTFGKNIAPRVAAKLGIAQVSDITQVIDSQTFIRPIYAGNALATVQNNGQKVVITVRSSAFSGGYETQNSAEIEKVSLADILLRSQLKSQSLTQVSRAELSSAKVVISGGRGLSSGENFALLETIADKLGAAVGASRAAVDAGFVPNDYQVGQTGKIVAPDLYIAVGISGAIQHVAGMKESKVIVAINSDPEAPIFQVADYGIVGDLFEILPEFDKALA; this comes from the coding sequence ATGAGCCAAATATCTGTATTAGTGGTTGTCGAGCATGATAATCAAACAATAAAAACCTCTACTTATCATAGTATTAACGCTGCAGAACAACTTCTCACCGCAGGTGGCCATTTGCACTTATTAGTTGCAGGAGGTGAGACAGAATTGGTCGCTCAGCTAGCTGCGAGTATAAAAGGCGTGAGTAAAGTCCTAGAAATACAATCAGATAACCTTAAAAACCAACTTGCAGAACCGATGGCTCATGCGGTGGTGAATATTGCAGGAGAATATACTCATTTACTGTTTCCAGCGACGACATTTGGTAAAAATATTGCCCCACGGGTTGCTGCAAAGTTAGGGATCGCACAAGTTTCAGATATTACTCAAGTTATTGATTCACAAACTTTTATTAGACCTATTTATGCAGGGAATGCGTTAGCAACGGTACAAAACAATGGCCAGAAAGTGGTCATTACGGTGCGTAGTTCGGCATTTTCAGGGGGATATGAAACGCAAAATAGTGCTGAAATAGAGAAAGTTTCCCTTGCCGATATACTGCTGCGTAGTCAATTAAAAAGCCAATCTTTAACTCAAGTTAGCCGTGCGGAATTGAGCTCTGCAAAAGTGGTTATTTCAGGCGGGAGAGGCTTGAGCTCAGGTGAAAATTTTGCGTTATTGGAAACGATAGCTGACAAGCTAGGAGCTGCGGTTGGGGCTTCACGTGCTGCGGTAGACGCTGGTTTTGTGCCAAATGACTACCAAGTAGGACAAACAGGGAAAATTGTCGCACCTGATTTGTACATAGCTGTAGGAATTTCGGGGGCAATTCAGCATGTTGCAGGAATGAAAGAAAGCAAAGTGATCGTTGCTATCAATAGTGATCCTGAGGCACCGATTTTCCAAGTTGCGGATTATGGCATTGTTGGCGATCTGTTTGAGATCTTACCTGAATTTGACAAAGCATTGGCGTAA
- a CDS encoding electron transfer flavoprotein subunit beta/FixA family protein, producing the protein MKILVAVKRVIDHNVKIRVKADGSGVELANVKMAINPFDEIAVEEAVRLKEAGKATEVIAVSIGDIGYQETLRSAMAIGADRGILVQRSGELTLEPLDIARLLQQIVEREQPDLILLGKQAIDDDCNQIGQMLSALLDYPQATFASQVKLEGQSLQVTREIDGGLETLEMPLPAVITTDLRLNEPRYATLPNIMKAKKKTLDIIDITDMDFTPLGQIKTLSVSEPKKRAGQCTLLSSATELVSALQAKEVI; encoded by the coding sequence ATGAAAATTTTAGTCGCAGTGAAGCGAGTGATAGACCATAACGTCAAAATAAGAGTAAAAGCCGATGGTTCAGGGGTTGAATTGGCGAATGTCAAAATGGCAATTAACCCATTTGATGAAATTGCCGTCGAAGAAGCTGTGCGTTTAAAAGAGGCGGGAAAAGCAACAGAAGTGATTGCGGTTTCCATCGGTGACATTGGTTATCAAGAAACATTACGTAGTGCGATGGCGATTGGCGCTGATCGTGGGATTTTAGTACAAAGATCTGGGGAGTTAACACTAGAGCCACTGGATATAGCGCGTTTACTTCAACAAATCGTAGAAAGGGAACAGCCAGATCTTATTTTATTAGGCAAACAAGCTATTGATGATGATTGCAATCAAATAGGCCAAATGCTCAGCGCATTATTGGATTACCCGCAAGCGACATTTGCTTCTCAAGTTAAGCTTGAAGGGCAATCACTGCAAGTTACGAGGGAAATTGACGGTGGTTTAGAAACGTTAGAAATGCCATTGCCAGCGGTCATCACAACAGACTTACGGCTCAATGAACCTCGTTATGCAACTTTACCTAATATCATGAAAGCGAAGAAAAAAACGTTAGATATTATCGATATTACTGATATGGATTTTACCCCATTAGGGCAAATTAAAACACTTAGTGTCTCAGAACCCAAAAAACGAGCGGGGCAATGTACATTGCTAAGCAGTGCGACAGAGCTAGTCAGTGCATTACAAGCGAAAGAAGTGATTTAA
- a CDS encoding purine-cytosine permease family protein: MTVSNDIATGQKNRQENVPLIEARSIDYIPESERHGTLSSQFTLWFGSNLQITAIVTGALAVVLGGDVFWSLIGLFIGQLLGGAVMALHAVQGPKLGLPQMISSRVQFGVYGAVIPILLVCMMYVGFSASGTVLAGQAVGQLLHVTDWVGIIIFGVVIIGITICGYRIIHILGKVASVIGVITFFYLFFRLFYMNDVSVLLENRHFSWTNFLLAMSLSASWQIAFGPYVADYSRYLPTKTPTIKAFLAVGSGTVIGTQASMILGVFAAALAGNKFAGNEVSYIVGLGSTGLIAALLYISIFYGKVTITALNAYGSFMSMAAIWCGFRGKSQISRGQRLFFIILMVSFSTLLGLAGQHSFLKLFSAFLLFLLAFFTPWSAINLVDYYWVTKGRYDVPELANPNGRYGRWNKVGIFTYIAGVLIQLPFISTGFYTGPLVEKLGGVDISWIVGLVATSILYYVAIKKWPMSVADRLILPTTK, encoded by the coding sequence ATGACAGTTTCAAACGACATCGCTACAGGGCAAAAAAACCGGCAGGAGAATGTACCCTTAATCGAAGCGCGTTCCATCGATTACATTCCAGAGTCCGAGCGCCATGGCACTTTATCGAGCCAATTCACACTTTGGTTCGGTTCTAATTTGCAAATAACGGCAATTGTAACGGGGGCCTTGGCAGTCGTGCTTGGCGGAGATGTATTCTGGTCATTAATTGGCTTGTTTATTGGCCAATTATTAGGTGGCGCGGTGATGGCCTTGCATGCGGTGCAAGGGCCGAAATTGGGGTTACCACAAATGATCTCGAGTCGTGTACAGTTTGGCGTATACGGTGCCGTCATCCCTATTTTATTAGTTTGCATGATGTATGTCGGGTTTTCTGCTAGTGGTACCGTGCTGGCAGGGCAAGCGGTTGGTCAGTTGTTACATGTGACTGATTGGGTTGGAATTATTATTTTTGGTGTGGTGATTATCGGCATTACAATTTGTGGTTATCGCATCATCCATATTTTAGGGAAAGTAGCGAGCGTTATCGGCGTGATTACGTTCTTTTATCTATTTTTCCGTCTGTTTTATATGAATGATGTTTCGGTATTACTGGAAAATCGCCATTTTAGCTGGACGAACTTTTTATTAGCGATGTCACTGTCTGCTTCTTGGCAAATTGCATTTGGGCCTTATGTTGCTGACTATTCTCGTTATTTACCGACTAAAACCCCGACAATTAAAGCCTTCTTGGCTGTGGGTTCAGGCACAGTAATTGGTACGCAAGCCTCAATGATTTTAGGGGTTTTTGCCGCAGCGCTTGCTGGTAATAAGTTTGCCGGTAATGAAGTCTCGTATATTGTGGGCTTAGGCAGTACAGGTTTAATCGCGGCGTTGCTGTATATCAGTATTTTCTATGGGAAAGTGACAATAACTGCATTGAATGCCTATGGTAGCTTTATGTCTATGGCTGCGATTTGGTGTGGTTTCCGTGGGAAAAGCCAAATTTCTCGTGGCCAAAGGTTGTTCTTTATTATTCTAATGGTCAGTTTTTCAACACTACTTGGGTTAGCGGGCCAGCACTCATTTTTAAAACTCTTCTCTGCTTTCTTATTGTTTTTACTTGCATTCTTTACCCCTTGGAGTGCAATTAACTTAGTTGACTACTATTGGGTCACTAAAGGTCGCTACGACGTTCCCGAACTTGCAAACCCAAATGGCCGCTATGGGCGTTGGAATAAAGTCGGGATATTCACTTACATTGCCGGTGTATTAATACAATTACCATTTATATCAACAGGTTTTTATACCGGGCCTTTAGTCGAAAAACTCGGTGGTGTCGATATTTCATGGATTGTTGGCTTAGTAGCAACAAGTATTCTTTACTATGTTGCGATTAAAAAATGGCCTATGTCAGTCGCAGATCGGTTGATATTACCGACAACAAAATAA
- a CDS encoding acyl-CoA dehydrogenase family protein, which produces MSFDINETEQAVVDAVEKVCHDILQPNAQRYDETETFCAESLQALGEMGCWGINLPEQYGGFGIGSVAMSQVVEAVAAACASTSSALTAHFLATDSILIGGTEEQKNHWLPKAAAGELLGAFGLTEPAAGSNPADMRTVAVRENGGWRIRGNKHYITNAKEADFIVLYAKTDVEAGARGISAFMIPKGTEGVAFSQPEKTMGLRGSTIYELALNCWLPESALLGEENKGFHTAMEVLDKGRVEVAATSLGIARAAMESALGWVKERQIGKKPLAAYQGTQWRIADMHTQLEAARMLTWQAAELRDSGERFSLQSATAKLFAAECAGFVTDAALQLHGGYGYIRDLPLERYVRDARILRIFEGTSEIQKIIISRAVLDAH; this is translated from the coding sequence ATGAGTTTTGATATTAATGAAACGGAACAAGCGGTTGTAGATGCGGTAGAAAAAGTTTGCCATGACATTTTACAGCCGAATGCACAAAGATACGATGAAACCGAAACCTTTTGTGCTGAAAGTTTACAAGCGCTAGGGGAAATGGGCTGTTGGGGAATTAATTTACCTGAACAGTATGGTGGTTTTGGTATTGGTAGTGTGGCGATGAGCCAGGTCGTGGAAGCTGTCGCAGCAGCTTGTGCATCGACGTCATCGGCTCTAACGGCACATTTTTTGGCGACAGATTCAATTTTAATTGGTGGGACAGAAGAGCAAAAAAATCATTGGTTACCAAAAGCCGCTGCTGGGGAATTATTAGGTGCATTCGGCTTAACTGAGCCGGCTGCGGGCTCTAACCCTGCGGATATGCGTACTGTGGCTGTACGTGAAAATGGCGGATGGCGTATTCGAGGAAATAAACACTATATCACAAACGCCAAAGAGGCTGATTTTATTGTGTTATATGCTAAAACCGATGTTGAAGCGGGAGCCCGTGGCATCAGTGCATTTATGATCCCTAAAGGCACTGAAGGTGTGGCATTTTCTCAACCTGAAAAAACGATGGGGTTACGGGGTAGCACCATTTATGAATTAGCATTGAATTGTTGGCTACCTGAATCTGCATTACTGGGAGAGGAAAATAAAGGGTTCCACACCGCCATGGAAGTTTTAGATAAAGGGCGTGTTGAAGTGGCTGCAACGTCACTAGGTATTGCTCGAGCCGCGATGGAAAGTGCTTTAGGCTGGGTAAAAGAACGCCAAATTGGTAAAAAACCCTTAGCTGCATACCAAGGAACTCAATGGCGTATTGCGGATATGCACACGCAATTGGAGGCGGCTCGTATGTTGACCTGGCAAGCTGCGGAATTACGTGATTCAGGGGAGCGTTTTAGTTTGCAATCCGCGACGGCGAAATTGTTTGCTGCTGAGTGTGCGGGTTTTGTAACGGATGCGGCTTTACAGCTTCATGGCGGCTACGGCTATATTCGTGACCTCCCTCTTGAACGTTATGTGCGTGACGCACGGATTTTACGGATTTTTGAAGGGACATCAGAAATACAAAAAATTATTATTTCACGTGCCGTTTTAGACGCCCACTAA
- a CDS encoding CaiB/BaiF CoA transferase family protein — protein sequence MNAVLTQKRQGPLAGIKVIDLSRVLAGPYCTGMMADLGAEVIKIEVPNHGDDSRHLGPFIDGESVYYGLINRGKRSIELDLKADEDRAILFQLVKESDVVVENFRPGVTQRLGIDFESLKQHNPKLIYASISGFGQNSPLASYPAYDIVAQAMSGLMSVTGFPETGPTRSGESIGDVCAGMFASWAISSALFARERHGEAAQYIDVAMVDVLLSMQLTGLSNLFANDKAPSLVGNRHPVSTPFDTYQAKDGLVVIAIASEKLFQRFCECMEKPQLCHDPRYGDDPSRTQYQAELRKEIESWTRQKTVEEVCDILLNAGVPASPIHNLHQATQSEHAEVRQVLTYLNDGGTPLVSQPVFFNGKKPHSTRRAPKLGEANLAYKPAKTTIKNAETMQ from the coding sequence ATGAATGCTGTGTTAACTCAGAAAAGACAAGGGCCACTGGCGGGGATCAAAGTGATCGATTTAAGCCGTGTGTTAGCAGGTCCTTATTGCACCGGTATGATGGCCGATCTTGGTGCTGAAGTGATCAAAATTGAAGTGCCCAACCACGGTGATGACAGCCGCCATTTAGGGCCATTTATTGATGGCGAAAGTGTTTACTACGGTTTGATTAACCGAGGTAAACGCAGTATTGAATTGGATCTTAAAGCGGATGAAGACCGAGCGATTTTATTTCAATTAGTTAAAGAAAGTGATGTGGTGGTTGAAAACTTTCGCCCTGGTGTGACTCAACGACTTGGTATCGATTTTGAGAGCTTAAAGCAGCACAACCCTAAATTAATTTACGCCAGTATTTCAGGGTTCGGGCAAAACAGCCCACTTGCCAGTTACCCGGCTTATGACATTGTGGCACAAGCGATGTCAGGCCTAATGAGTGTCACTGGTTTCCCAGAAACAGGGCCAACACGTAGCGGTGAGTCAATTGGCGATGTGTGTGCAGGGATGTTTGCGTCATGGGCGATAAGTAGTGCGCTATTTGCGAGAGAGCGTCATGGCGAAGCGGCACAGTATATTGATGTGGCGATGGTAGATGTCTTATTGAGCATGCAGTTAACTGGGCTTTCAAACTTATTTGCAAATGATAAGGCCCCGAGCTTAGTGGGGAACCGCCACCCAGTATCCACGCCATTCGATACCTATCAGGCAAAAGACGGTTTAGTCGTTATCGCAATTGCGAGTGAAAAACTATTTCAACGCTTTTGCGAATGTATGGAAAAACCTCAGTTATGCCACGATCCGCGCTACGGTGATGACCCAAGCCGAACGCAGTATCAAGCTGAACTTAGAAAAGAAATCGAAAGTTGGACACGCCAAAAAACGGTTGAAGAGGTATGTGACATATTATTAAACGCGGGCGTTCCTGCTTCACCAATTCATAATTTACACCAAGCCACACAAAGCGAACACGCCGAAGTGAGGCAAGTACTGACGTACCTGAATGATGGAGGAACACCATTGGTTTCTCAACCGGTTTTTTTTAATGGAAAGAAACCTCATTCGACCCGCCGTGCCCCGAAATTAGGTGAGGCAAACTTAGCTTATAAACCAGCGAAAACAACAATTAAAAATGCGGAGACGATGCAATGA
- the hutU gene encoding urocanate hydratase, with product MLNRTDSTRVIRAPRGSEKTCKSWLTEAVYRMIQNNLDPDVAEHPQSLVVYGGIGRAARDWECYDKILDVLTTLEDDQTLLVQSGKPVGVFPTHPDAPRVLIANSNIVPHWANWDHFNELDRKGLMMYGQMTAGSWIYIGSQGIVQGTYETFVSLAKQHFNGNAAGRWILTGGLGGMGGAQPLAATMAGFSMIAVECDESRIDFRLRTRYVDKKATSLDEALQYIDDAKANGQPVSVGLLGNAADVYSELVKRNITPDSVTDQTSAHDPVHGYLPQGWTLAQWREKQQTAPAEVTKAAKKSMAVQVDAMLTMQKRGSAAFDYGNNIRQMAKDEGISNAFDFPGFVPAYIRPLFCEGVGPFRWVALSGDPEDIYKTDQKVKELLPDDKHLHNWLDMARERIAFQGLPARICWVGLKDRERLGRAFNEMVKSGELKGPVVIGRDHLDSGSVASPHRETESMKDGSDAVSDWPLLNALLNTAGGATWVSLHHGGGVGMGFSQHSGVVIVCDGTDAADKRLARVLHNDPATGVMRHADAGYDIAINCAKEQGLNLPMVK from the coding sequence ATGTTAAATCGTACTGACTCAACTCGAGTGATCCGCGCACCACGTGGCAGTGAGAAAACCTGTAAAAGCTGGCTGACAGAAGCGGTATACCGCATGATCCAAAATAATTTAGACCCAGATGTTGCTGAGCACCCTCAAAGCTTAGTGGTCTATGGCGGCATCGGCCGTGCGGCACGTGACTGGGAATGTTATGACAAAATTTTAGATGTGCTGACCACATTGGAAGATGACCAAACATTACTCGTGCAATCAGGTAAGCCTGTTGGTGTGTTCCCTACCCATCCAGATGCTCCGCGTGTGTTGATCGCGAACTCAAATATTGTTCCTCACTGGGCGAATTGGGATCACTTTAATGAGTTAGATCGCAAAGGCTTAATGATGTATGGCCAAATGACGGCAGGTTCTTGGATCTATATTGGTTCTCAAGGGATCGTTCAAGGCACCTATGAAACCTTTGTTTCACTTGCTAAACAGCACTTTAATGGCAACGCCGCAGGGCGCTGGATCTTAACCGGTGGCCTTGGAGGGATGGGAGGAGCACAGCCATTAGCAGCAACTATGGCAGGTTTTAGCATGATAGCGGTCGAGTGTGATGAAAGCCGTATCGATTTTCGTCTAAGAACCCGTTATGTAGACAAAAAAGCGACTTCTCTTGATGAAGCATTGCAATATATCGACGATGCCAAAGCCAATGGCCAACCCGTTTCTGTTGGGCTATTAGGTAATGCGGCTGATGTTTACAGTGAATTGGTGAAACGCAATATCACCCCTGATTCAGTGACCGACCAAACGAGTGCTCATGACCCAGTACATGGCTACTTACCACAGGGCTGGACACTCGCCCAATGGCGTGAAAAACAACAAACTGCCCCTGCTGAAGTGACCAAAGCTGCGAAAAAAAGCATGGCAGTACAAGTAGATGCGATGCTAACGATGCAAAAACGTGGCTCAGCAGCTTTTGACTACGGCAACAATATTCGCCAAATGGCAAAAGATGAAGGGATTAGCAATGCCTTTGATTTCCCAGGTTTTGTTCCTGCTTATATTCGCCCGCTATTTTGTGAAGGTGTTGGACCATTCCGTTGGGTCGCGTTATCAGGTGACCCAGAAGATATCTATAAAACAGACCAAAAAGTAAAAGAATTATTACCAGATGACAAACACTTACATAATTGGCTCGATATGGCACGTGAACGTATCGCATTCCAAGGGCTTCCTGCTCGTATTTGCTGGGTCGGTTTAAAAGACAGAGAAAGATTAGGCCGTGCTTTCAACGAAATGGTGAAAAGTGGTGAATTAAAAGGCCCTGTTGTCATTGGTCGTGATCACTTAGATTCAGGCTCTGTTGCGAGTCCACACCGTGAAACGGAATCCATGAAAGATGGCTCTGATGCCGTATCAGACTGGCCTTTATTGAACGCACTGTTAAATACCGCTGGTGGTGCAACATGGGTTAGTTTACATCATGGTGGTGGTGTTGGCATGGGCTTCTCACAGCATTCAGGTGTCGTCATTGTATGTGATGGAACGGACGCTGCTGATAAACGTTTAGCGCGCGTTTTACATAATGACCCTGCAACGGGCGTTATGCGCCATGCAGATGCAGGTTATGACATCGCCATTAACTGTGCGAAAGAGCAAGGCTTGAACTTGCCGATGGTGAAGTAA